One genomic segment of Luteimonas galliterrae includes these proteins:
- the prfB gene encoding peptide chain release factor 2 (programmed frameshift), giving the protein MIELNPIRQRIADLSGRLDSLRGYLDYDAKRERLEEVNRELENPDVWNQPERAQALGRERSLLDKTVNGIRELSEGLVGAGELLDLAESENDEETAKAVVEDVERYGGRVDKLEFQRMFSGEMDPANAFVDIQAGAGGTEAQDWAEMLLRMYLRWAESRGWKTELLEVSGGDVAGIKSATFRVEGDYAYGWLKTEIGVHRLVRKSPFDSDNRRHTSFTSVFVSPEVDDKIDIEINPADLKTDVYRSSGAGGQHVNKTESAVRITHVPSGIVVACQTERSQHANRDRAMKMLAAKLYEMEIQKRNVERDALEATKSDIGWGSQIRNYVLDQSRIKDLRTGIERTDTQKVLDGDLDEFVEASLKSGLEAGSKRSDAV; this is encoded by the exons ATGATCGAACTCAATCCCATCCGCCAGCGCATCGCCGACCTCAGCGGCCGGCTGGATTCGCTTCGGGGGTATCTT GACTACGACGCCAAGCGCGAGCGTCTGGAAGAAGTCAATCGCGAACTGGAAAACCCCGATGTCTGGAACCAGCCCGAACGCGCCCAGGCTTTAGGCCGCGAACGCTCGCTGCTGGACAAGACCGTCAACGGCATCCGCGAACTCAGCGAGGGCCTGGTCGGCGCCGGCGAACTGCTGGACCTGGCCGAAAGCGAGAACGACGAGGAGACCGCCAAGGCCGTGGTCGAAGACGTCGAGCGCTACGGCGGCCGCGTCGACAAGCTCGAGTTCCAGCGCATGTTTTCCGGCGAAATGGATCCGGCCAACGCCTTCGTCGACATCCAGGCCGGCGCCGGCGGCACCGAGGCGCAGGACTGGGCCGAAATGCTGCTGCGCATGTACCTGCGCTGGGCGGAATCGCGCGGCTGGAAGACCGAGTTGCTGGAAGTCAGCGGCGGCGACGTTGCCGGCATCAAGTCGGCCACGTTCCGCGTGGAAGGCGATTACGCCTACGGCTGGCTGAAGACCGAGATCGGCGTGCACCGGCTGGTGCGCAAGTCGCCGTTCGATTCGGACAACCGCCGCCATACTTCGTTCACTTCGGTGTTCGTATCGCCGGAAGTGGACGACAAGATCGACATCGAGATCAATCCGGCCGACCTGAAGACCGACGTGTACCGTTCCTCCGGCGCCGGCGGCCAGCACGTCAACAAGACCGAATCGGCGGTGCGCATCACCCACGTGCCGTCGGGTATCGTCGTCGCCTGCCAGACCGAACGCAGCCAGCACGCCAACCGCGACCGCGCGATGAAGATGCTGGCGGCGAAGCTGTACGAGATGGAGATCCAGAAGCGCAACGTGGAACGCGATGCGCTGGAAGCCACCAAGTCCGACATCGGCTGGGGCAGCCAGATCCGCAACTACGTGCTCGACCAGAGCCGGATCAAGGACCTGCGCACCGGCATCGAGCGCACCGATACGCAGAAGGTGCTGGACGGCGACCTGGACGAATTCGTCGAGGCCAGCCTGAAATCGGGCCTGGAAGCCGGTTCAAAACGCTCCGACGCCGTGTAA